The Salvelinus namaycush isolate Seneca chromosome 5, SaNama_1.0, whole genome shotgun sequence genome segment ATTAGACTAACTTTATGCCTGTGCAGTGCTTCTAAAACATTATCTTTCACGCAGCTCTTCATGGACGCACAGCCCCTAGACAGGCAGTGTGGCCGCTCGAGGTGGGATAGGCTATAGGATACGTAGTTTTGACTTTGTGCGATAAATTTACCAACAATGAAACAAAACGGTAGAAATACTATAAAAAACAGCTACTGCGGCATTTATTTTGCTATAAATGTGATTACTTGACTTCTTATTAACAAATGCGAGTGAAACGCTCAAAGTGTGAAGCCCTGACCACCCGCCAACATGGCTGGTGAAAAAGGCATCTTACCCACCAATGCCAAAATCTACCCGCAGGAGGCAGGTGTTAATTTTAGGCCCTGGTGCTCTTTGTCATGTGTGAAGGAGGTTCTCACCATAATAGTCTGTGGTTTGCTGAGCAGCACATGTGCCTGCACCACCTCCAGCATGTGGGAGGTGATCTCGTTCATGTCCTCTAGGGGCCGGACACTGAACGCTACCACGGACCTGTGGTTCTATTGAAGACAGGAAGTTATACAAACACCCACAGTCAGTGcatcagacacagagacacacaggacTGAATGTGCAACACACACTTTCAGTTAACATGAATGCATTTGCACAGGTcggtggaggctcctcagagaaggGAGGACCATCCCACTCAGTGAATTGcattaaaaaaaattaagtgaaacattttagataaaactatactaaatatattaatGTCAACAAATAACCAATAAAAAAAcccacactgttttgcaatgaagggcTATAGTAGACTCAACAGCACcctctagggtagcaccatggtgtagccagatgAAAGCTATTTTCcatcctctgggtacattgacatcaatacaaaacctaggagggtCATGGTTCTCACACCCTACCATAGACTTAGAAAGTAATTATGAagacttccggaggacatcctccaacctatcagagctatCAGCATAAACGGACATGCTGTCCAATCAAAGGagcagagaatgaatctagtactgaaaccatatgctacagctagctagcactgcagtgcataaattGTGGTGAATAGTTGACTCAAAGATCGAGAAAGAAAATAGTTGATCAGTTTGAACAAATTAAATTCTTAAATTAagcagcagcagagggagagctagctatacaatgagtgtacaaaacattaagaacaccttcctaatattgagttgcaccaccaCTTTTgctttcagaacagcctcaattcagttcttgacacaaaccagtgcttctggcacctactaccatacaccgttcaaagttacttaaatattttgtcttgcacattcaccctttgaatggcacacatacacaatccatatgtCAACTGTCtcaaaaatacttatttaacctATCgcctacccttcatctacactgatcgaagtggatttaacaagtgacatcaatatgggATCATAGCTTGTCAGTCTATgtcgtggaaagagcaggtgttcataatgttttgtacactcagtgtatttttaaATTATTGGTTTAGCTTTCACATACTTAGCTAATGCAGCTGATTTAGCCTACACAAAAACCTGACAGAGGAATGCAATTTATGTTGGCTAAGGCTATTCaacactgcaactcttccaagtcaaggggAGCTTtctgttttataaatgtattgccacaggggcccgccggtgtaactgctgaACACTGTTCTGCGTGATTGTCCACAGGGATTGATTGTGGGTTTACTAGTTCTActttgttgactatgacgttagctaatatggtgacaacgatgtaggcatTGTAGCAGTTTTGGTTTGGCTTGGGGAGATTTTTGCACATGGTCATCAAAGTGATGAtgctgtatgtggctgctatgaaagtgaaccgTGTGTGCTTCTGATAAACAGTGTATTCACTACgccaattctgttgcaaaacgtttctaaaacggaagcaaacggaactaAACGGAACTGGACCTACgcaaatttgtccaatagaaacgctTGTTTAAGTTGCAAAACGGAACGTTTTTTAACTGTTTGGACAAATGATTACACaccagatcagctagatgcaggcaagagtgtgcaaggcagtatttaAAGTGTCACGGTctcaccttgattactccaatttgtctctcgacctgtgtacCTAGGCTATAAACATTCAattgtaggctaggttgtagcaatctcATGTTAGGCATATGGCAAATTTGCGTATCATGtaatagcctaaacctatcaatgatacattgagctgggtgaatagagtacgaatgacagtcatccaatattctgtaatagaaataaggccatgctcataaaaaaatgaATTGTTCTCCCTAATGTTAAacagcaccgaccgccactggcaTGGTGTAGTTAACATTTGTGAATCAAAATGCCAGAGGCAACTCCCTGCCCTAGacgcatatacagttgaagtcagaagtatacatatagcttagccaaacacatttaaactcagtttttcacaattcctgacatttaatcctagtaaaaatgagccttccacaagcttaagttgggtgaattttggcccattcctcctgacacagctggtgtaactgagtcaggtttgcaggcctccttgcttgcaaacactttcagttctacccacaaattttctataggattgaggtcagggctttgtgatggccactccaataccttgacgttgttgtccttaagccattttgccacaactttggaagtttgcttggggccattgtccatttggaagatccatttgcgaccaagcttgaacttcctgactgatgtcttgagatgttgcttcaatatatccacataattttcctccctcatgatgccatctattttgtgaagtgcaccagtccctcctgcagcaaagcaccgccacaacatgatgctgccacccccgtgcttcacggttgggatggtgttcttcggcttgcaagcctccccccttttcctccaaacataacaatggtcattatggccaaacagttctatttttgtttcatcagaccagaggacaattctccaaaaagtacgatctttgtccccatgtgcagttgcaaaccgtagtctggattttttatgccggttttggagcagtggcttcttccttgctgagcggcttatcagtttatgtcgatataggacttgttttactgtggatatagatacttctgtacccttttcctccagaatcttcatacggtcctttgctgttgttctgagattgatatgcacttttagcaccaaagtacattaatctctaggagacagaacacgtctccttcctgagcggtatgacggctgcgtggtcccatggtgtttatactcacgtactattgtttgaacagatgaacgtggtaccttcaggcgtttggaaattgctcccaaggatgaaccaaacttgtggaggtctacaatttgttttctgaggtcttggctgatttattttgattttcccatgatgtcaagcaaagaccaTGATGTCAAGTACACCtcgtacctgtggatgtatttcaaggcctaccttcaaactctgtgcctctttactcaaattatgtcaattagcctatcagaagtttctgaagtcatgacatcattttctggaattttccaagctgtttaaagcacagtcaacttagtgtatgtaaacttctgacccactggaattgtgatacagtgaattataagtgaaataatctgtctaaacagttgttggaaaaattacttgtgtcatgcacaaagtagatgtcctaaccgacttgccaaaactatagtttgttaagaagaaatttgtggagtgtttaaaaaacaagttttaatgactccaacctaagtgtatgtaaacttccgacttcaactgcaaaATAAACATTTGCAGGTTACACATGGCTCTCCATTGTTTgaaaacgtttaaaaccatgtGTAGAATGATGTGGTCAGGGCTGTGATATGACCTACAGATAAAGGTATGTAGTTGTGTGGGGATGATGACCTCACCTGGAAGGAGCGCAAATTGCCAGAGACCTTGACGTAAGTGCCTGGGGGAATGACAGTGCTGTCCACACTGGAATCCTATGAGTGAGGAGAGACAGCAGGACAGAACCATAGGTGAGTAGAGTTAGCAGTTGAACTCTCATTTGAGTGTAGCCTGATGTCACAAAATATATGTTAATTGAACATTATTTGGAAATTATACCGCAAGTGTTGACTGTACTGTATATCCTTCCTGATCCTAGTACTTAGCAGCCATGATGAGACTCACCTCCGTATCTACCCACTGCTTCACGTCCATAGGGGCCCCTGTCATGTCATCGACTTTGTACTGGATGTTGGTCATGGATTTGTCAGTGGTTCTGATGATGCCCACAATGGTAACCTAGCACACAAAAAGAGAATACTGTCATAGGATACCAAGGCACACCTCACACATTTCATTTGTACATGGAAGATTAAAATCCTAATCAGTCTATGAGTCACTGTATCGCAATACACCACAACAAAATGGCCACCATCCTCATATTTAAGACATAATTTGGGTTACCTGGGCAACCTCTACCTCTCCCACTCTGAAGACATCCTCTGTTTGGGCAGCAGACATGAGCTGGGACACTGTGCAGGGGATAATATGTTGGGCACGTTGTCTCTGTAAACATACACAGTAAGCCTGAGTAATTCATATTGAGCCAACTTTAACCTACAatacaaaaaaaattaaacaatGGCTGACACAATAGTGCGTTTTGCTACTAATATTACGATGACAGGCCTTTTCCACTAGCTGTTCGCTGACTTTGTAATATATGGAGTTGGTGAGTGACAAATACAGacccctttcttctctcctccctggGAGGCAGCAGGTGATGCGAATCCTCCCGGGGACTGAGTGTATCCACCACCCATGTTTGATTCACCGTATGATCCACCTACGTGAATTGACAgtctttaaaatatatatatacttaaCTAGGCCAATCACCGACGGTTGTGACAATGAGACAACTGCAGCAATAATCCACTGTCTGACTAAAACCATGGAAACAAGCTGGCATTACTAACTAACGTTTGCTACTGTTGTTTCCTGTTACTGTACGACAAAAAGCTCGGTGCCTTTTAGTTTACAGAAGAAATACGGTCAAGTCAGCTACTAGCTATCTAGGCGCCCAAACTGCACAACAAAACAGGCCTCAAGAGCGCTGGTTACAATAGCAAGCTAACGTTATTTACAACAACTAGGCAACTTTTGAGCTATTCTTGACAGCCATATAACGTTAAACCATTGCTACAAAGACAAACTCACCTTGGTTCCACATGGTGCCGTTACCTTACGTTATATGATAAAATAATGTTTAAACAGGTGGCAAGACAATAAAACGTGTAAAAACTATTCACACCTATTCCTCTTCCTTTTCTTGTACAATTCCGCGCGCTGGAAAGTTGACAGTATAGAACGCATGCGCCCTACAGAAATGCCGCTAAATCCATTGTCCAATGAGATTCTCTGATTAGATTTGGTAGCTAAACCAATGAACATGCGAGATTGCTAGACGCACTAGCTTACccagagatacactacatgagtatgtggacacctgctcgcatgacatctcattccaaaatcatgggcattaacagtggcgacccgtcattctggctttcttgagtaaggcagctccaaaatgcaggtgtttcagcctagctcagtgctttctgtggtggaggggcagccagcggaatATACAGAGCGTAGGCGTTGGTAGTCTTctgcgctgtgattggctcagtgttctgttagTTTCGAAAAtcgtaagagctttcattgtctgtgtgtgtcgggTGGGGGGATTTTGTTGATgacacaagtttactggagaactgagacgaagtagagactctggacagggtggatattcgtataataaaaagcagttttattcagaggtaaagatatctgatacaAACATGCATGGACTCGTTCATTCAGCTCGTAAGGAACCTGCAGAcagagcccagataacagaaatacatagtcattttatacagcacagaaagtaggtagagtctggtagatctggttttctggttggtcctgatcaggttgttgtcttctcagattggtccggATGAGCTgtgcgtcatccttctgagtcttgcatcaaaagttctttgttaccaaatgttcagctaaaataggagattaggtgtgtgcgCAGATGTTCCTATTTAATcggtgtttatgaaaggtttatgtcagccctctgtccttggttatgtgtgtgtctcattatttcgtgaaatgcaGAACCAAGCACtcttttcttatcagtgtttatggaaggtctgtgccagccctctgtccttgggtgtgtgtgggtctcaggttctgcttgtgagaaaccctgttttaGAGAGAAGTtggttataacaatgtaatagcaatatgcttgtgttatttagaatggtatttattacaaatccccctcttcacgtctcataagagacgtgacaaaaactaggacaaaagctataaatggcaaaattagagtaaactttatcagaagataaagttttgattccccctcttcacgtctcacaagagacgtgacaaaagctataaatggcagaatagggcaaactttatcagaagataaagttttgattccccctcttcacgtctcacaagagacgtgacaaaagctataaatggcgtTGAATTAGTCATCAGTCAAATAGCCTGGCTCAGCATCCTCCAGGGCAAGCAGAGGAAACATCTGTCCCTTCTCTGCCTGGTTGGGATCAATAGCAGTAGTTATGATCCTAGTGGCCAGCGTTCGaatacatggaatgcaacagcatccacaaagcacCAGTATCGCAGCGAAGACCGATATAGATACCAGTATGGAAGAAAcaagcgtcttatatttaccaaacgcATCCATCCAAGAGTCCCACATTGAGGTATTCACTCCTGAGTGGCTCTTCATTTTCCCATTAAGAGTACGAAGACCTTCTAAAGCAACAGTAAGACTACCATCagttgctgtgttattgggaatgaaagtacaacattgctccccgaacatggcacaaacacctccgcgttcagccaacaacatatccaccgcgattctattttggaatGCCATCAGGGAAGTAGCTTCCAATtggccatggaccgcctcgaagccttgttgagtccaattgcccagtttctggacattaaaattaatgtaattgattcggtccacatttttattaactgtacaccaccagcaaaatgatgattcaaaacccgctgcaacCTGGTCTACTAGTTTATACTTATCTGGCACCCCCCTAGGGACTCCTATGGCGTCAATATAGGTGGGGTCTCCAGGATCCACTCCTGTTGATCTTTTGGACCGGGATAAATCCCCGTCCCTCTCTACACGGGCCATCAGGTCCTTTACTTCCATAGGAtacactgaaacaggaagaagcagagagacaagagcacaaagaccagtggcattccctggcaggcggtcatatagatgatttcctccacaccaccaccagacatcagctctagacacagGTTGGAAAGGGGCATTAGGATTATGGGTGTTATTGCACCATTCATAAGGTAATGCTCCCAGCATTGGAGGGCCAAGGGACATATTTATACAAGTGAAATTAGCCCTGGCAACCCGAGAAGAAAACATCGGGGCCCTTTCTAGTACTTTTAACAATAGGGTAAAACTTGTCCCATACGGAGCAGTTGGCAGTTGGGCTGTCATGTTTCATAACAGGAAGAAGACATACGTCAGGTAGGGTAGCCGGTACAATGCGTAGGAGTGGACGGGCTCCCATACATACCACACAGCTCTGGTGGGTGGCCTTTCCAGCCTCCTCAGTCACCAATAaggatgagcaaggaccaaaaggagaccactccaagaaCTACTGAAAgattaaaccctcaggtccatccctctatacaacctgtatcaggtgggctcgtcgccacccgggaacttcaaaccttcacaacagggaggacaaacatcactttttattcattcgacaacatcaactacagcaaaccaagggtcctcctctttcaggcacactctcctgcgaaagcttgattccgtatcagcctctcctactggagcatcaagcagcggcatcataccagaggcccttgccacatctgtaacagacttcttcaaacaaggtatgatacaggcagcacagaaatgaaaaacaacaactagtgtcagaaattcagtaatcatcattgcagtgtacttaccaaaccaaccacccagccaggggaacagtccactctcctccacacctgcaagacccttcatctccactgataaccttgccaacccactcagagcttttgaaatgctcccatccgacctagtattgttagggacaaacgtgcaacactgttctccaaacattttacatacgcCTCCCTggatggccagaatcatgtccagtgctagtctattttgtctactggtttgagaggtagcatccaattgttcagccattcccgtaagtgctgtgtgggtgtatttaacaaatcattattaattatagtagatataattgatccaggcattatgcttagcatcaacaatagctgggccaatgatgggcatcagatgccacaggccatcattcctgtttaatgtctggaattcgtgggggacccctattgggacccccaacaggttggtgtgaatgttatctgttccctcggaccaaggagcgtcacgtttctgccgtctcctgggttggtcccaagcctctgtcatgtgcagctcccaaaagttggttagctgtaacctcaataataggcaatggtgtttatcagactggccaaaacacatgttccctgataatctcctttcaaaatggggtcaaccgcctggcaggtccacacatccaccatacatcagcaacacctctagttaatagtgacattagtgatgcaggcagcagtagggaacctcccatagtctatacctcaaCCTGTACCAGTgctacagctgtaatatcccccatatgccttaaccccccatggtgtcttctggggacggacttctgggaacacaagactcagagttttacacagggttgaatttggcttaaactttccaatatgcacatccaaccttcctccttacttagggcaaatgggcgagcagccagaataggtctggcatgtccacatacaacacagtcctttctattaagtgttttataggccaaccacatattctcccttccctcataaccagaatcagtccccaattggtcactatctgagatgtcttttacatttattacctataccagattgtagagtttaggtgatggcgtgggacttggtcttgaagtggtggaggaggccggctgaacctggtctgttggaactggtggtggttctggcagtactgtgatggtaacatccccatcgtatcctaaacagacaactcaggaccacaagcagtcctgtaaagccccatcctctcccagagaacacatcatcagccagagaccaagcaacactttcacttctatgaacaaacacagtgaggaaaggtcgggggcagggaattcttcattaaggagttgatccccgaactctattagcaacggttcttctccttaactctgtgatcattcgacagtgtcagtgtgtctcaccctccaagtgcgatatgcccccagatctagtgaatcaccttctcctttaattcacctgcaatgcataaaatcttggacatacaggtttgtttAACAAACAGTTtatcatttgttctatctgattatatatttaacttctatgcctattttttagctagaatttttaattttaaattcgtttattatccaataggccccatcctatcctagaccacaatgtacccctcccccgtttgatacctggctctgcccaggtatcaaccttacctattctaaataatgacttagtaaaatattcttatgttctacattattATGTAGGAGCgcccctttcattttccacatgtccaattctcccttttGTCTCCATTCCGTAACTGTTATCTACCCATTCTGTTATCTCTGTCCTGGCGCCCCTTCCAAAACTCccttctctgctctcaaaccttcaaggtctcagcagtgcggggagggccactctgtctgccctttcccttatctgtctgtagcttggtcccaaacattaactaagtgtctcactgttttgactttatctaaaatcatggatttaaaattaacaacatgtcttatagtgtcaatctctaaagtccttacataaccttaataaacctatctctatcttcttatggccaaaacaaatgctaaccatataaattcctttctttactaataagctctctatcacttttatttccatgccctataggcttaaaatatctcctgttcaaaccaattcaataacagcccattcaaaaccgtcatagccaatgtttaaaaacagaatcctgactcctctgtggttaaaactacaattatggtcaagagttataaactctattatatcaatttacctcaaaactagtattcccaaatgaccacaatttcattattctcactacatccccccgtgaTTGATCCCCCCGTGATTGACAGGAAAATGCAACGAAAAGAGGtcaaaaaggttacacctacattcgtgttccatatctagacataccaaaagaaccctttatcttaacaaagtcccttgtctaaataaaactcagaaagtaaaacacctaatattatcttgtctctcggaacacggaaaaccccttaacccaaaacgtttaccacaaaaacaaaacctaataattatgataatacccttaaatcattcgttttaaatttccccgatgtttcatgtactaaccatacaactgtgataaacgtacactgtccctttaaaaactctcATGCCAGTCATACCAGGTTGCGAGTCGTTCTttgttccccataatgaaaacagatcacgtttagaatacgtttacttattgttcgaattctctggtgttaACTAAACCAAAACCAATAACTttcagcaacttttgaaaagtatctcaaagctataatgtacacattttccctctaaatgacacaaccaattttctctagcataatttaatacggccacacccggtaaatcattatcaaatgttagatatacaggtttagtacttttatcaaatagattagtatagttcaaataaagatatgcgtttactagcgctcaacctgtgttcagaacgcagcaactagccaatataataccaaaaatgactgtcttattcatgcctctaggcaaaacatctagttactccaactaagtttagcagcaaaactatcgtataagtaaaatcaacttctcaactctttccattccaaattgtaaacttaccatatacttcgctaaatttatatcgcatgtcagccaatccataacaataatatcattagtctgtaaatttaacctaaataagttattaaatgtattctctctactccgaattggttctaagttttttctgtcaccagcattcaaacaggctatccgtttgctgggagaccgttgagtgctgcaatactgccatcttctgtccattctctgtacagctctaagagttatgagtgtgtgaaggaatatcacaaataaggggccagatatccctagcctcgcccagggagggagaaatgtccctctaactgggagAGGTTCCTTCTTCAGGGGAGGcgaagtttgatgccgcatcacctgagtcaggagtgtcttaatttggaatcgaatttaggccgctcaaatcgGCTCTGACTTCTGTAAGGAATTGGAGCTAGAGtacaatgtgtgaggtggtgccaaggtgcgcctgatttacctttgacctgaactgagtgtgaagtaacctccttcacttcgtacagttcagtccacctgggttccagccactttctcttgtggactttttaaccccacccagtcaccattttACATTGTGGTGGCGTGCCTCCTGGCAGCTTCCCCTCTCGGACCTTGCGAACCTGGGTAGAGAGTGCTACAGAGAGTTCCGTCAGTTGTTTCACATAattacatcaagagcgggcatatgacctccctctcttggtggaccagtcattatctcatgaggagagagatgggtgcctgcccctggagaggctctcatggccatcaacgccagaggcagggcttcaacccatatcaacttcgaacctgcacataccttagctatcttagccttaagggtttgattggcgcgttacacgagaccctctctgtcttataaaTTAAGTACTATGTGTGTGTAATCTATCCACTATCTTTGTATACTTAGCCCGTCTCTGAGTATAAAACCCGAGATGAATTCTCGGTGCAAGTGCAGACTTATCTCTTGCACTTCACCCTCGCACACAAAGAATTATTTACAGCAGTTATTACTGTTaatcagtttttcgagttgttgtatattttcccagaaggtgtcggaatcgcccttccggaacaaCACATTAACAAATCCAAGCGCTTCTGAACCAATTGTCAATTCAATTTTAAGAATTATTTTGCAATAGTTATTATTGCTTTTCAGTTTTTCGATTCGTTAAATACTTTCCCAGAAGGTGTCGGTTTAAGAATTATTTTGCGATAGTTATAATTGCTTTTTAGTTTTTCGATTCGTTAAATACTTTCCCAGAAGGTGTCggaatcgcccttccggaacaGTATATTAACAAATCCAAGCGCTTCTGAAccaattatcaattcaattttaggaattatGGAAATACCAACATCACAATAGAGGAAAAATACAAGTCAGTTTTCAGCTCGGCGGCTGTACCACGGGCCAAAAGAAGACTCAGCTGTCCTCCCGAAAGTTATCAACTAGTGAGTCTCGTGAAACGGCCAATCTTACATAGCATTCAAATTAACATTTccacatttgtattttattacatAACAACATTAATACATTGATCGCAAGTTAAGTTCTTCACAGTGCATCTAGTTAAGTGCCAAGTCAACCATTGCCCGCTATCTGAActcgtatttttatttttattttgttgattccccctaggtaacttccaagtgttttaaccaatcaaatgttgttaagtctggggaaccttttctagacttggattctcacggaattctcactcaacccgactatctgaatctttttatcaagtcagttacaattataacacaatttcttggattctcacggcttctacccgactatgtgaatctttttacaacacagttacaattataacacaatttcttggattctcacggcttctacccgactatgtgaatcttCTTACAACACACATTTACTtagattctcacggcttctacccgactatgtgaatctgagtctcacggcttctacccgactatgtgacccTCTATAAGTTATttggattctcacggcttctatCTGACTATGTGAATCTCTTTTTAATTGCTTTagagtctcacggcttctacccgactatgtaactctgagtctcacggcttctacccgactatgtgactctctatatctcagatatctttacatgtttgcTTTTACATTTACAATAGACATTTATCATAAATTTAACAGT includes the following:
- the LOC120048313 gene encoding replication protein A 32 kDa subunit-like isoform X1; protein product: MWNQGGSYGESNMGGGYTQSPGGFASPAASQGGEKKGRQRAQHIIPCTVSQLMSAAQTEDVFRVGEVEVAQVTIVGIIRTTDKSMTNIQYKVDDMTGAPMDVKQWVDTEDSSVDSTVIPPGTYVKVSGNLRSFQNHRSVVAFSVRPLEDMNEITSHMLEVVQAHVLLSKPQTIMLGGGGGMNTSMVPLSRPGMGGNMGGGYSGANDMSANGLSPSQNQVLSLIRSCADAQGISTQDLKQRLSGMSLAVIKHAVEFLSNEGHIFSTIDEDHFKSTDNDD
- the LOC120048313 gene encoding replication protein A 32 kDa subunit-A-like isoform X2, whose amino-acid sequence is MGGGYTQSPGGFASPAASQGGEKKGRQRAQHIIPCTVSQLMSAAQTEDVFRVGEVEVAQVTIVGIIRTTDKSMTNIQYKVDDMTGAPMDVKQWVDTEDSSVDSTVIPPGTYVKVSGNLRSFQNHRSVVAFSVRPLEDMNEITSHMLEVVQAHVLLSKPQTIMLGGGGGMNTSMVPLSRPGMGGNMGGGYSGANDMSANGLSPSQNQVLSLIRSCADAQGISTQDLKQRLSGMSLAVIKHAVEFLSNEGHIFSTIDEDHFKSTDNDD
- the LOC120048313 gene encoding replication protein A 32 kDa subunit-A-like isoform X3; amino-acid sequence: MWNQGGSYGESNMGGGYTQSPGGFASPAASQGGEKKGRQRAQHIIPCTVSQLMSAAQTEDVFRVGEVEVAQVTIVGIIRTTDKSMTNIQYKVDDMTGAPMDVKQWVDTEDSSVDSTVIPPGTYVKVSGNLRSFQLGGGGGMNTSMVPLSRPGMGGNMGGGYSGANDMSANGLSPSQNQVLSLIRSCADAQGISTQDLKQRLSGMSLAVIKHAVEFLSNEGHIFSTIDEDHFKSTDNDD